A region of Planococcus sp. MSAK28401 DNA encodes the following proteins:
- a CDS encoding SDR family oxidoreductase — translation MANEKILITGAGTGFGKNIAFSLAEKGKSVIAGVEIISQVSALEQEAKERGVSMQIEKLDVTNPKDREKAWTWDIDVLVNNAAVSEGGSLVDIPEENLRHQFEVNLFGPTLLTKGFARQMVEKKSGRIVFVSSVSGLMADPLMGPYCGTKHATEAFADALSKELQEFNVEVATINPGPYLTGFNDREFETWKNWQSDSENTVFDYEKAAFPYEQFDPKEVTEPSIKVILGETNQYRNVIPEKMIPQVKERMEGMWSKTTDEGLGERNETVQKSYEIEPGTPAE, via the coding sequence ATGGCAAACGAAAAAATCTTAATTACCGGTGCTGGCACTGGATTTGGCAAAAATATTGCATTCAGCTTGGCGGAAAAAGGCAAATCCGTCATCGCGGGTGTTGAAATCATTTCACAGGTTTCTGCTTTGGAGCAGGAAGCGAAAGAGCGTGGCGTATCGATGCAAATCGAGAAATTGGATGTCACGAATCCGAAAGACCGCGAAAAAGCATGGACATGGGACATCGATGTCTTGGTGAACAATGCGGCAGTGTCTGAAGGTGGATCGCTTGTCGATATCCCTGAAGAAAACTTGCGCCACCAATTCGAGGTCAACCTCTTTGGGCCGACCTTATTGACGAAAGGATTTGCGCGCCAAATGGTCGAAAAGAAATCCGGCCGTATCGTCTTCGTCTCTTCTGTATCCGGCTTGATGGCAGATCCATTGATGGGGCCATATTGCGGAACGAAACACGCAACTGAAGCCTTCGCGGATGCCTTGAGCAAAGAGCTGCAGGAATTCAATGTGGAAGTGGCAACCATCAACCCAGGGCCATATTTGACTGGCTTTAATGACCGCGAGTTTGAAACATGGAAAAACTGGCAGTCCGATTCAGAAAACACGGTCTTCGACTACGAGAAAGCCGCTTTCCCTTACGAGCAGTTCGATCCGAAAGAAGTTACCGAGCCGTCGATCAAAGTGATCCTTGGCGAAACGAATCAATACCGCAACGTCATTCCGGAAAAAATGATTCCACAAGTCAAGGAACGCATGGAAGGCATGTGGAGCAAAACGACCGACGAAGGACTGGGCGAGCGCAACGAAACCGTTCAGAAATCCTACGAGATCGAACCCGGCACTCCAGCTGAATAA
- a CDS encoding DNA-3-methyladenine glycosylase family protein gives MDSKPAIERLKIPTPADFNFAECLAILGRSDQELLHTIKEERITKLLVIEDELVLFDLSHSGEALHIEFLHRSPSEQGKQAALRYVIEWFDLETDLQPFYAMAASDPVLREVVENHAGLRVMGMPDLFEAFAWAITGQQINLTFAYTLKRRLIEHFGTSLTVDGVDYWAFPSAETIASLEVDQLRTLQFSGRKAEYIIGIARELSDGRLFKDELLEKTEQQVEKQLVAIRGVGPWSAHYVMMKCLRFNSAFPISDVGLHNALKHQLGLERKPTIAEIENLAENWTGWQAYATFYLWRVLL, from the coding sequence ATGGATAGCAAACCGGCAATAGAACGCCTGAAAATCCCCACGCCGGCCGATTTTAATTTCGCGGAATGCCTGGCCATTCTCGGCCGCTCCGATCAAGAGCTGCTTCATACGATTAAGGAAGAGCGCATCACCAAACTATTAGTCATTGAAGATGAACTAGTTTTGTTCGATTTGAGCCATTCCGGCGAGGCCTTGCACATTGAGTTTTTGCATCGTTCGCCGTCTGAACAAGGAAAACAGGCAGCCCTCCGTTATGTAATAGAATGGTTCGACCTGGAAACAGACCTGCAGCCGTTTTACGCAATGGCAGCGAGCGACCCGGTCCTTCGGGAAGTCGTGGAGAACCATGCGGGATTGCGCGTGATGGGCATGCCTGATTTATTTGAGGCATTCGCCTGGGCCATCACCGGCCAGCAGATCAATTTGACTTTCGCCTATACGTTGAAACGGCGCTTGATTGAACACTTCGGCACTTCGCTTACGGTAGATGGAGTCGATTATTGGGCCTTTCCATCTGCTGAAACCATCGCGTCGCTGGAAGTGGACCAATTAAGAACGCTGCAATTTTCCGGAAGAAAAGCGGAATACATCATCGGTATCGCCCGCGAACTTTCAGACGGGCGTCTCTTTAAAGACGAGCTGCTCGAAAAGACAGAGCAGCAAGTAGAAAAACAATTGGTGGCGATCCGGGGCGTCGGGCCGTGGTCCGCACATTACGTCATGATGAAATGCCTGCGCTTTAATTCCGCGTTTCCAATATCTGACGTCGGGCTGCACAATGCCTTGAAGCATCAATTGGGACTGGAGCGAAAACCGACCATTGCCGAGATTGAGAATTTAGCCGAAAACTGGACAGGCTGGCAAGCGTACGCAACATTTTATTTATGGAGGGTGTTATTATGA
- a CDS encoding ABC transporter ATP-binding protein: METMLTVERLGKFFKDKQIISNISFEVKQGEIMALLGPNGAGKSTTIRNIMGIMYPDEGAITFRNSTNNEIPRNKIGYLPEERGLYKNVKVMDILLYLAELKDYPLNRAKERALEFLKKFGLEGKDNVSVEELSKGMGQKVQFIASILHEPELLILDEPFSGLDPVSQELFKDEIRSLAKNGTAILLSSHQMNLVEEMADRLFLIHRGTKVISGSLSEVKKEYANFKCTIHGNNSHEVLESLPEVERVEHSEEAAVLYLSKRVQPAIWLRNLPEQLEVQELSIDRISLHEIFIDIATDKNLLKEAGELHA, from the coding sequence ATGGAGACCATGCTCACCGTAGAAAGATTGGGAAAATTTTTCAAAGACAAGCAAATCATTTCGAATATCTCGTTTGAAGTGAAACAAGGGGAAATCATGGCGTTGCTTGGGCCGAACGGGGCAGGAAAATCGACCACAATCCGCAATATCATGGGCATCATGTATCCGGATGAAGGGGCCATCACGTTCCGCAATAGTACAAATAACGAGATCCCCCGCAATAAAATCGGCTATTTGCCAGAAGAGCGAGGCTTGTACAAAAACGTCAAAGTGATGGATATCCTGCTATACCTGGCGGAGCTGAAGGATTATCCGCTGAACCGCGCCAAAGAACGGGCGTTGGAATTCTTAAAGAAATTTGGCTTGGAAGGCAAAGACAATGTGTCAGTCGAGGAATTGTCGAAAGGGATGGGGCAGAAAGTGCAATTTATCGCTTCGATTCTTCACGAACCCGAACTGCTCATTTTAGATGAACCGTTTTCAGGACTCGACCCGGTCAGCCAGGAATTATTCAAAGACGAAATCCGCTCATTGGCCAAAAACGGCACGGCGATTTTATTATCCTCCCACCAAATGAATCTTGTCGAGGAAATGGCGGACCGCTTATTCTTGATTCATCGCGGAACCAAAGTCATCTCGGGAAGCTTGAGTGAAGTGAAAAAGGAATACGCCAACTTTAAATGCACCATCCATGGAAACAATAGCCATGAAGTGCTGGAAAGCTTGCCGGAAGTGGAACGGGTCGAACATAGCGAGGAAGCGGCGGTGCTGTATCTGTCGAAGCGTGTGCAACCGGCGATTTGGTTAAGAAACCTGCCGGAACAACTCGAAGTCCAAGAATTATCGATTGACCGGATTTCACTCCACGAAATCTTCATCGATATCGCTACGGACAAAAACCTATTGAAGGAAGCGGGGGAGTTGCATGCATAA
- a CDS encoding AI-2E family transporter, translating to MPKTKWFLFLYSVVLILIIIYLAARMPFLLYPFRVIFSTIAPTIVVGGILYYIFRPLVSLLEKRMGHVTAILSIFALFTIIIFFLGTWLGPILTNQIMALINNFPLIAARVQQWVNIALESEWWRYIEEQEVMPGLQPSTLMDNFLNTSAGLGANLMDFLASVLSIVSKLVIVPFVLFFLLKDGEHLPDHFLKVLPQDSREDGRKILQDMDENLSAYIQGQAIVSLFVGVLSLIAYMLLDLQYAVILALVSLFTNLIPFLGPFIGAVPVLVVAFLQEPVLALWTAIAILVIQQLESNLISPNVMGHKLAVHPVTIIFLLYIGASFAGIIGMILVIPVYAVGKAIVQNIYRLIRLKFPALR from the coding sequence ATGCCAAAAACAAAATGGTTTCTATTTTTATACAGCGTCGTTCTCATATTGATCATCATTTATTTGGCTGCCCGCATGCCATTTCTGCTTTATCCTTTCCGCGTCATCTTCTCAACCATTGCCCCGACGATTGTTGTCGGCGGTATTCTCTACTATATTTTCCGTCCGCTTGTCAGCCTGTTGGAAAAACGTATGGGGCACGTAACAGCTATTCTGTCGATCTTTGCGCTCTTCACAATTATCATCTTCTTTCTCGGCACCTGGCTTGGACCGATACTGACGAATCAAATCATGGCACTGATCAATAACTTCCCGCTTATCGCCGCAAGAGTCCAGCAATGGGTCAATATCGCGCTAGAAAGCGAATGGTGGCGCTACATCGAAGAGCAGGAAGTCATGCCAGGACTTCAGCCATCCACTTTGATGGATAATTTCCTCAACACTTCTGCCGGCTTGGGAGCCAACCTCATGGACTTTTTAGCCAGTGTCCTCAGTATCGTCTCCAAGCTAGTCATTGTCCCGTTTGTACTGTTTTTCCTGTTGAAAGACGGCGAACACCTGCCGGACCACTTTCTGAAAGTGCTTCCCCAAGACTCACGCGAGGACGGACGGAAAATTCTGCAGGATATGGATGAGAACTTGAGTGCTTATATTCAGGGACAGGCAATTGTCAGTTTGTTCGTGGGCGTTCTGAGCCTGATCGCTTACATGCTCCTTGATTTGCAATACGCCGTTATACTCGCGCTCGTTTCCTTGTTTACCAATCTGATCCCATTTCTCGGGCCATTCATTGGCGCTGTGCCGGTACTCGTTGTGGCCTTTTTACAGGAACCAGTTCTGGCGCTTTGGACAGCTATTGCCATTCTTGTGATTCAGCAATTGGAGAGCAATCTCATTTCTCCGAACGTTATGGGCCATAAACTTGCCGTCCATCCAGTGACGATTATTTTTCTGCTGTACATCGGTGCAAGCTTTGCTGGAATTATCGGCATGATCCTGGTCATCCCCGTTTACGCTGTAGGTAAAGCCATCGTACAGAATATTTACCGGTTGATCCGCTTGAAATTCCCGGCTTTGCGCTGA
- a CDS encoding bifunctional transcriptional activator/DNA repair enzyme AdaA — protein MWEKILDCDRKYDGLFFTCVKTTKIYCRPSCRSRKPKKRNVEFCFSIDEAETRGFRACKRCQPEIEKSPYVEFTQQVIAFLADRYEQKIGLEEVAAHVGMSPSYVDRLFKQETDETPRSYLEKIRIDKAAHLLANTDKTNLEICLETGFQSTSHFYKVFRQLKQQSPGQYRKEKGARQDG, from the coding sequence ATGTGGGAGAAGATCCTGGATTGCGACCGGAAATACGATGGCTTGTTTTTCACGTGCGTGAAGACGACGAAGATCTATTGCCGTCCGTCCTGCCGATCGCGCAAGCCGAAAAAGCGCAACGTGGAATTCTGTTTTTCCATTGATGAAGCGGAGACTCGCGGATTTCGGGCATGCAAAAGATGCCAGCCGGAAATCGAAAAGTCGCCTTATGTGGAATTCACCCAGCAAGTCATCGCTTTTTTAGCCGATCGTTACGAGCAGAAAATCGGATTGGAAGAAGTGGCCGCCCATGTCGGCATGAGCCCCTCTTATGTGGACCGGCTGTTCAAGCAGGAAACGGACGAAACACCGCGTTCTTATTTGGAGAAAATCCGCATCGATAAAGCGGCTCATTTACTCGCCAACACTGATAAAACGAATTTGGAGATTTGCCTCGAGACCGGCTTTCAAAGCACGTCTCATTTCTATAAAGTGTTCCGGCAGCTGAAACAGCAATCGCCGGGCCAATACCGGAAAGAGAAAGGAGCGCGACAGGATGGATAG
- a CDS encoding biotin transporter BioY, with product MTESNKKLRMMIVTALFAAIIGILAQVTIPLPLVPITGQTLAIGLAATILGARYGTLSILVYLAIGAAGIPVFAQMSGGLGSLFGPTGGYLFGFIPTAFVIGYYLEKMGFTVMNAVIANILGMFVALTFGTVWLKIFAELSWTGAFMGGFLPFILVGVIKAVLAAWIGISVRNRLASAKLLPSLEARNHSSL from the coding sequence ATGACAGAATCAAACAAAAAACTACGGATGATGATCGTGACAGCTTTGTTCGCCGCCATTATCGGCATACTCGCTCAAGTCACCATTCCCTTGCCGCTCGTGCCGATTACCGGGCAAACTTTGGCGATCGGGCTTGCTGCCACGATTTTGGGCGCACGCTATGGCACATTGTCCATCTTGGTTTATCTCGCAATCGGCGCCGCCGGTATCCCGGTATTCGCGCAAATGTCAGGCGGCTTGGGCAGTTTGTTCGGGCCGACGGGCGGTTATTTATTCGGGTTCATCCCGACCGCTTTTGTCATCGGCTATTACCTGGAAAAAATGGGTTTTACGGTCATGAATGCAGTCATTGCCAACATCCTCGGCATGTTCGTAGCTTTAACGTTCGGAACGGTCTGGCTGAAGATCTTCGCTGAACTTTCCTGGACTGGCGCCTTTATGGGCGGATTCTTACCGTTCATCCTTGTTGGGGTTATCAAAGCCGTGCTCGCTGCGTGGATCGGCATCTCGGTGAGAAACCGTTTGGCATCGGCGAAGCTTTTGCCTAGTTTGGAAGCACGGAATCATTCTTCTTTATGA
- a CDS encoding methylated-DNA--[protein]-cysteine S-methyltransferase — MNELYQVDYPSPIGIVEITGTEQGIVSLYFSDREQPLHAVQPDTPQVLKNALQELDEYFKGQRTEFTVPCISSGTEFQQKVWAALPDIAYGETASYRDIAAAVGNEKSVRAVGNANSKNKISIIIPCHRIIGSNGKLTGYAGSLTRKEWLLKHERAIKGQE; from the coding sequence ATGAATGAACTGTATCAAGTCGATTATCCATCGCCGATTGGGATCGTTGAAATCACCGGCACCGAACAAGGCATCGTGTCGCTTTATTTTAGCGACCGCGAGCAGCCGCTGCATGCGGTGCAACCGGACACGCCTCAAGTGCTGAAAAACGCTTTACAGGAATTGGACGAATATTTCAAAGGACAGCGAACGGAATTTACCGTGCCGTGCATTTCTTCCGGCACCGAATTCCAGCAAAAAGTTTGGGCGGCGCTGCCTGATATTGCTTACGGCGAAACGGCTTCGTACCGCGATATCGCGGCAGCTGTCGGCAACGAGAAATCCGTGCGGGCAGTGGGGAATGCCAATAGCAAAAACAAAATCAGCATCATCATCCCATGCCACCGCATCATCGGGTCGAACGGCAAATTGACGGGATACGCGGGCAGCCTGACCCGTAAGGAATGGTTGTTGAAGCACGAGCGGGCGATAAAAGGTCAAGAATAA
- a CDS encoding NAD(P)-dependent alcohol dehydrogenase, which produces MRASVHETYGPPEVMVLKEVKKPSPKEDEILIKVHATTVTSGDCKVRGADPFAVRLFYGLKKPKIGILGSELSGEVEEIGENVKSFKKGDLVVGGTNTKLGANAEYVCIKEKGAIAIKPVNMTFEEAASVPFGATTALFFLRDKGHIQKGQKVLIYGASGSVGTYAVQLAKIFGAEVTAVCSGKNIELVKSLGADYAIDYTLEDFTDSAKSYDVIFDTVGKTSFAQCKRVMTEKGIYLATVAGVPQFAQMFSTSIRGGKKLISGLAPMHKEDLLFLIELIEAGKLKSVIDRSYPLDRVAEAHRYVETGHKRGNVVINVIKPDELAAVSD; this is translated from the coding sequence ATGAGAGCCAGCGTCCACGAAACCTATGGGCCGCCGGAAGTCATGGTCCTGAAAGAAGTGAAGAAACCGAGCCCGAAAGAAGATGAAATATTGATTAAGGTTCATGCAACAACAGTTACTTCTGGAGACTGCAAAGTGCGAGGGGCGGATCCATTTGCTGTCAGGCTGTTCTATGGATTGAAAAAACCAAAAATCGGGATATTGGGTTCTGAACTGTCCGGAGAAGTCGAAGAGATAGGGGAAAACGTCAAGTCATTTAAAAAAGGGGATTTGGTAGTGGGTGGAACAAATACAAAACTCGGCGCAAATGCCGAGTACGTATGCATCAAGGAAAAAGGCGCCATTGCCATCAAACCGGTGAATATGACATTTGAAGAGGCGGCCTCTGTTCCTTTTGGCGCCACCACCGCTTTGTTTTTCCTGCGGGATAAGGGGCATATCCAGAAAGGGCAAAAAGTGTTGATCTATGGTGCGTCGGGCAGCGTGGGCACTTATGCCGTCCAATTGGCTAAAATTTTTGGCGCAGAAGTTACAGCGGTGTGCAGTGGTAAAAATATTGAATTGGTAAAGTCATTAGGGGCTGATTATGCAATCGACTACACCTTGGAGGATTTTACCGATTCAGCTAAATCCTATGACGTGATCTTTGATACGGTAGGGAAAACTTCCTTTGCCCAATGCAAACGCGTCATGACCGAAAAAGGGATTTATTTAGCGACAGTTGCAGGAGTGCCTCAATTCGCGCAGATGTTTTCAACTTCGATCAGGGGTGGCAAGAAATTGATCAGCGGATTAGCCCCCATGCACAAGGAAGATTTGCTTTTCCTCATTGAATTGATTGAAGCCGGAAAGCTCAAATCCGTCATCGACCGAAGCTATCCTTTAGATCGAGTGGCTGAAGCCCATCGGTACGTGGAAACAGGGCATAAGCGGGGCAATGTAGTTATAAATGTGATAAAGCCTGACGAGCTTGCGGCTGTGAGTGATTAA
- a CDS encoding ABC transporter permease, with protein MHNTKKVAKWEIKRNMKSKSFIIGLFLTPIIFLAFLLLPELFSSDDEPATTTVYVNDQLGVYEQLEAAAANTEWNMEPTDSTQQEAEAALEEETDAAYIFIGEQSVESGTVPVYTNDETSDAFMDEVQLLGGPLQMVQIEQLGLTAEEARTVAQSIVFEDASNEPEEAGLFSESMLERVVPGAFAAVVMLSIVFTGMAIFQSASQEKKDKIAEIILSSLTPAELMQGKIIGYFVLGLIQVVVYVLIALPVLIWRVDVPIVEYLFVPELLVLLLIAILGYLLYAAIFVGIGATMADISTAGNFQGMVMMLPFSPFLFIGPVFNDPSGIWAQIGSYIPFTAPGVLIMRLSLLEQWPWVEIVIATAILAISVWVFMKLAGKIFKIGILMYGKNATPGEIWKWVRT; from the coding sequence ATGCATAACACGAAGAAAGTCGCAAAATGGGAAATCAAACGCAATATGAAAAGCAAGTCGTTCATCATCGGCTTGTTTCTGACGCCAATTATTTTCCTGGCCTTCCTGTTGTTGCCGGAATTGTTCAGCTCAGACGATGAACCAGCAACGACGACGGTTTATGTCAACGACCAGCTTGGTGTCTACGAGCAATTAGAAGCAGCTGCAGCGAACACAGAATGGAATATGGAACCGACGGACAGCACCCAACAGGAAGCTGAGGCGGCACTTGAAGAAGAGACGGACGCTGCCTATATTTTCATCGGTGAACAATCGGTCGAAAGCGGCACAGTACCTGTCTATACGAACGATGAAACGAGTGACGCCTTCATGGATGAAGTCCAGCTGCTTGGCGGGCCATTGCAAATGGTGCAAATCGAGCAGCTCGGCCTGACAGCGGAAGAAGCAAGGACAGTCGCACAAAGTATCGTCTTTGAAGACGCTTCGAATGAACCAGAAGAAGCGGGCCTGTTCAGTGAATCGATGCTCGAGCGCGTGGTGCCAGGGGCGTTTGCGGCTGTTGTCATGTTGTCGATCGTCTTCACGGGCATGGCGATTTTCCAAAGTGCTTCCCAGGAGAAGAAAGACAAAATAGCAGAAATCATCCTGTCATCACTGACGCCGGCTGAGCTGATGCAAGGCAAAATCATCGGCTATTTCGTGCTCGGCCTCATTCAGGTGGTCGTCTATGTATTGATTGCGCTGCCGGTGCTCATTTGGCGAGTCGATGTTCCGATCGTGGAGTATTTGTTCGTTCCTGAATTACTGGTCCTATTGCTCATCGCCATTCTCGGCTACCTCTTGTATGCAGCAATATTTGTCGGAATCGGCGCAACGATGGCCGACATCTCGACTGCAGGGAATTTCCAAGGCATGGTCATGATGCTGCCATTCAGCCCATTTCTGTTCATCGGCCCGGTATTCAACGATCCAAGCGGCATTTGGGCACAAATTGGAAGCTATATCCCGTTCACCGCACCTGGTGTCCTCATTATGCGCTTGTCGTTGCTGGAACAATGGCCATGGGTGGAAATCGTGATCGCCACTGCGATTCTGGCTATTAGCGTATGGGTCTTCATGAAACTCGCTGGCAAGATCTTCAAGATCGGCATACTCATGTATGGAAAAAATGCGACCCCGGGAGAAATCTGGAAGTGGGTCAGAACTTAA
- a CDS encoding GerW family sporulation protein, producing the protein MEEKEIIPFQSSPVRPIFEKFSSARDVSLVYGDPIEMQGRTIIPVARIRYSVGAGAGGGYEREDKDSESPGFEEFEGGHGEGAGGSFSVKPVGIYDVTAEKTVYRPIVPIELIVMLPLMMTGLGFLMAASQNKNKGGKHKKRMQAGKRCEKKGKGKKVKGLGHSG; encoded by the coding sequence ATGGAGGAAAAAGAAATAATCCCGTTCCAATCGTCTCCGGTACGACCGATTTTCGAAAAGTTTTCAAGTGCGCGTGATGTGTCGCTCGTCTACGGCGACCCGATCGAGATGCAAGGCAGGACCATCATTCCAGTCGCGAGAATCAGGTATAGCGTAGGAGCAGGTGCTGGCGGCGGCTATGAACGGGAAGACAAAGATTCGGAATCGCCTGGCTTCGAGGAATTTGAAGGCGGCCACGGGGAAGGCGCAGGCGGCTCGTTCTCAGTGAAGCCTGTCGGCATTTACGACGTGACAGCGGAAAAAACCGTCTACCGGCCGATTGTCCCGATTGAACTCATCGTCATGTTGCCATTGATGATGACCGGACTCGGGTTCTTGATGGCTGCGAGCCAGAACAAAAACAAAGGCGGCAAGCACAAAAAGCGCATGCAAGCCGGGAAGCGCTGCGAAAAGAAAGGGAAAGGCAAGAAGGTGAAAGGGTTGGGGCATAGCGGCTGA
- a CDS encoding GntR family transcriptional regulator, translating into MLPIRLSKDSREPIYHQIEKQLKALIAGGHLVAGSPLPSIRALSKDLEISVITIRRAYQDLEAQGFIQTLHGKGTFVAEIQNTTKQQVMTDSVEKEFEQAIRNAMDYDYTVDDIKRVFEETLSKLKEGK; encoded by the coding sequence TTGCTGCCAATACGTTTATCCAAAGATTCCCGCGAACCGATTTATCACCAAATTGAAAAGCAGCTGAAAGCCTTGATTGCGGGAGGCCATTTGGTTGCGGGTTCGCCGCTTCCGTCAATCCGCGCATTATCGAAAGATCTGGAAATCAGCGTCATCACGATAAGGCGCGCTTATCAGGACCTCGAAGCGCAGGGCTTTATCCAAACGCTTCACGGCAAAGGGACCTTTGTTGCGGAAATACAAAATACGACCAAGCAGCAAGTGATGACCGATTCGGTGGAAAAGGAATTTGAACAGGCCATCCGCAATGCGATGGACTATGACTATACAGTTGATGACATCAAGCGTGTTTTTGAAGAAACCTTAAGCAAGCTGAAGGAGGGAAAATAA
- a CDS encoding ABC transporter ATP-binding protein produces the protein MIPWIELTQVNKQIDDFRLGPIDLAIEPGTITALVGNNGSGKSTLLKLIMNLANVDTGDIQVFGKPVDGEDESWKKHVTFLPQTPVGWNAYTGNDLKNLIAPLYPKWEDALFEHTIQLLGIPLDKRFGKLSPGMQQKLSLSLALPRNTDILILDEPTASLDIPSKNLVMDLLVDWMEREDRAVILTTHQPESLRKLADYLFLIKDGQAIGNYEKDQLVSRFRRYWLTEMPAEAVPGERSRSGRQLVSDNLEGTEKYCAKHGIGIVDDKALELEEIISLLLI, from the coding sequence ATGATTCCATGGATTGAATTAACGCAAGTCAATAAGCAAATCGATGACTTCCGGCTGGGACCGATCGACTTAGCCATCGAGCCCGGCACGATTACCGCCCTAGTCGGCAATAACGGTTCCGGGAAAAGCACCTTGCTGAAGCTGATTATGAACCTGGCCAACGTGGATACAGGAGATATCCAAGTGTTCGGCAAACCGGTGGACGGAGAAGACGAAAGTTGGAAAAAGCACGTCACTTTCCTGCCTCAAACTCCCGTTGGCTGGAATGCTTATACAGGAAATGATTTGAAAAACCTGATTGCTCCGCTCTATCCAAAATGGGAGGACGCTCTTTTTGAACATACGATACAGCTCTTAGGCATCCCGCTGGATAAGCGCTTCGGCAAATTATCACCGGGCATGCAGCAAAAGTTGAGTTTGTCGCTGGCCTTGCCTCGCAATACGGATATCCTTATTTTAGATGAACCGACCGCTTCTCTGGATATTCCTTCTAAAAACTTGGTGATGGATTTATTGGTCGACTGGATGGAGCGGGAAGACCGGGCTGTCATTTTGACGACCCATCAGCCCGAAAGCCTCCGCAAACTGGCGGACTATCTATTCTTGATAAAAGATGGCCAGGCAATCGGGAATTACGAAAAAGACCAGCTCGTCAGCCGATTTCGCCGCTACTGGCTGACGGAAATGCCTGCTGAAGCAGTACCTGGAGAACGATCGCGCTCCGGCCGGCAACTTGTATCCGATAATTTAGAGGGCACAGAAAAATACTGTGCGAAACACGGGATCGGGATTGTAGACGACAAAGCTCTGGAACTGGAAGAAATTATTAGCCTGTTACTGATATGA
- a CDS encoding maltose acetyltransferase domain-containing protein yields MHTEKDKMLAGALYRADDPVLVRERVNAKRLLRLFNKSMETDGQERKRFMSQLLGSSGDRLYIEPNFRCDYGYNIHVGHNFFANFDCVFLDVCDIRIGDNCLVGPGVHIYTATHPLDIEQRLSGVESGKAVRIGDNVWIGGRAVINPGVTIGDNAVIASGAVVVKDVPANTVVGGNPAAFIKTV; encoded by the coding sequence ATGCATACAGAAAAAGACAAAATGCTTGCCGGCGCACTTTACCGGGCGGACGATCCGGTACTCGTGCGCGAGCGCGTCAATGCGAAGCGGTTATTGCGCTTGTTCAATAAATCGATGGAAACCGATGGTCAGGAGCGCAAGCGCTTCATGAGCCAATTACTCGGGTCGAGCGGCGACCGTTTGTATATCGAGCCGAACTTCCGCTGTGATTACGGTTATAATATCCACGTCGGCCACAATTTCTTCGCCAATTTCGATTGTGTCTTCCTCGACGTCTGTGATATCCGCATCGGCGATAACTGCCTGGTGGGGCCAGGCGTCCACATCTATACGGCGACTCACCCGCTCGATATCGAACAGCGTTTGAGCGGGGTCGAGTCAGGCAAAGCAGTGCGCATCGGTGATAATGTTTGGATCGGCGGCCGCGCCGTCATCAACCCCGGCGTCACGATCGGCGACAATGCCGTCATCGCATCCGGCGCAGTAGTCGTCAAAGACGTACCGGCGAACACAGTAGTCGGCGGGAATCCGGCTGCCTTTATCAAAACCGTCTAA